Proteins found in one Mycoplasmopsis gallopavonis genomic segment:
- a CDS encoding lipoprotein 17-related variable surface protein — protein sequence MSAIDNNLDQNSQVEIVYDASSFKFDDVNGKVQFSYVLKSTKQGFETLTSEKRTALVDSSGTNKFKTEQDRINELAQSYHANPNSILITGIDQAKTKPSKVQDSNVNFNRTLINANDKANLSSFVLSNKDDVNGTIDASFTIASTKTATELNTLDSNFSKPSITATKTKKLTGFYTNARELEDERKRVESFVPKVRFDYPNKQDLLADYSSIQENAVTSQLLSGSPLASAHLKVINLKITNKDDRTGQVRLSYVLQSTDLPAAQITVNPNLSNFANTGISGFKTEQQRINELVRQVVATYLDASHKAVEETIDSEVSYNSLADASVESKNPTITARNAAQKSITVSYKVKSTREGFTDIYAEGSSSINGFLDEAERLNSLINNPTNYPVNIDYSQPKANIKASEVQKEQITKVLGGNNSQAQIVIKSLSANDQTGDLTITYALESTKSVFQTNKKESTATKTITLSGFKTLKTEEQDRLNSDQVTVSVDANDKANIQASSINSPDSLTWTLTSTNPQAQIINKKVVGYDEITGTLKVSYQLESTKSNLNPSTDTSKVQSEVKYALIQGFKTEEQRLRELIKQNLQISQNSNDLHKLPSSLTVQDFSITKPRTGYENTELTLNNPTNLNDDLGTASISYKLKSSGKNLVSNMGNDSSSNPNQEIAVSSDLQNFGGYLTNTQKETERLQGILDSNLKISYSGNKEYLPLFNQDQVVANNLVISRKDGTTLDDQNIIIESKTITKRDDSNGTIETSYKIVSKTNPNAFIEVTSVAYPTQTQIDGFKTEQNRLDELVLVADYANKENISATDATNQGVSIANTNDNFVEVQNLQITQSSDLNQSISGTYVLKSTRRGFENLVSQTKTFTINGLQDEVTRLNNLLNSPDVTKTISYNDSQTAQNSIKASAFKTKFDQNNKLLKAILANQEANKAQIQILSVSANDESGELIVNYVLESTKTEFNSKPRSLASSITLSGFLTNVQEAQNDLIKEIEDAKNKGQITEKQAKDLIDKTKSQTTESGVENVKNDLNRDIKVNELTNNIDQTYPNLNPKQKEDLKTLLASSTSAADAQTKFNSYSPINDQMGQLKNEITKYEELKSQDLNQKYSKATETLKNNFDKLLTAAKELLTSTTNNGQDSLAKLIDTNKINEGSLANAWGKLDGEINVALEKLNENSYLNNQEIEKFREKLNNINPLDDDYQTEIQNLLDKAKNANDAKKEKIDLIDQLDNLTPEQKQLFKEQIKNINSEFNDQDNELNETTKQELDKILVNAEKQNLINQISDSYENLNPKQKEELKEQIAGASSTENAKEIFANASDLDEKMKTLKELVETYKNKNVDQLDDYKYASKANKDRYDAAIQSAEELLTSTTNNGSANPSLTTLIGDKNTPGSLDNLFNQLDGLKNQAINAINELKNLNDKEKQNLINEIRNIDNNSEQKGDLINAIVDKANNINDVKTTAIEKLNQIPGLTEAEKAKYAEQIKNVDFTKENQNPSPEEQVANILKEAEKQSLKNQIDQLPHLNQNQKDAYKALINADTSPESDKEVLNNAIKYDELKGQAEELKKQLEDYKQTPDYKLADPEFKNSFDEALDKLTREIADDSHAHVLDDLQNYIDKANKAKDQLNGNENLEDIKKEIQNLDHLDYSQKQNLIDIASNQDNLAEAEKIKELADSLNTNLVSLEELIKKSNETKAKTIYLLEEQNVKTDFDQKLTDATDKQNSLKNIQITPDNYNSIKEEIARLNQEALAAGTGLQNALDHLDGNRKDLANKLDQFELIETKTSLKEQIFKDLPKEFSKEELKQSLENYLNVAKATGINQVENFDHLTRSEKDALIQKIENAALNSLDVKNPDWIGQNGSEKFDKNVNDILVEALASNNAKNKALDEIDKLNGLNDTQKQHYKNEVINNPTSEVDSIVKLAKELETAMKKYRNESFATNPISKTDIDYTQADQNKKTAFDNVLTNQEANTNKTSGPNLTLEEVQKLHKELLQAREDLDGEERLNQAKTNAKNKIDQEYNNLTASQKEAAKQAIDNNEVNTIEKVEALDKRNSALDSATKLLNDFIASENEIKSHVQYSGSEEALRNNYDQALNKGKELATKLNENQNPSLLDLENLQAINKSIQDALDKLNGEENLRNVQNDANNQIDSLEDLNQAQKDALKQKISEQNTPENVRDIVEKAKELNDKMNKLNELVNTEHTNNTKQTENYQNADNTTDKPYKDNYDSSLQEAEKVAKDSNSDKDSKTALLDPEKVDKLIEDLKNSINNLNGDQKLAKAKEEATKSINDLQNLNDAQKQDLLNKVNDAKLVEDVENLAKQAKNLDDAMKDLGDKIAEIKKEIADNPIKYDQADSNKKSIYDQKLKEAEDLIKNSGKNLNEAEVNKLQEDLDEAQNNLNGESNFANEKQDEINKINEDPNLTPAQKDALIDKVRNATNKEELDNWKEKDKNLSDKMAKLRETQENAKDVAGSDVFKNANQNSQDRLTNDIKNNDDFIAQNNGDQINLDTLETQIDQLIKQTETDIQNLKAEAEEKLTNAKNKATEDLNSLTNLNNAQKDALSNAIQNATLIEGDNSNSVSEIIKQAKDLNTAMKELNDYIELVVEQGKNNDPKNSSNYQNADKIRKTAFDNSYQAGMNLVDKLHGANLDREQTRQTYIDLRKDFEALNGDQNKALATAELEKLVHQADDFKSKHPYVDAPKHKKDRYNEAIKHGQDILNNPNNYSASQVQEAIDRIKDAIREIYDNKEDIKNNINDLNNLSESEKQHFKDLIDKTSDPKEREKIYEQAKEINKNKQDLIDLVNSKDNLSNKDKQQLIDKIIKTDSNADPDWFSHLQDQINQADQLVKELIDQAQNPSLTNQEIDDLIKHLNELGIHNLNYENLAQELKYYNDVSNALRAYQKASVENSDYQELKDNLIKAIETQLTLSYDDAKVREAQQLLANKQAIINQIGQTEINLVTAMLDSNEANFNKLIDSLNLLTTDSYQEFKEELKKEKYFEIMNKPRSEVTKEDIQVINNVDPKDSSNVIYSALKQAIKTKVQGDRLSVWWWITLSLATLGLGAAIYFLVRNLRK from the coding sequence ATGAGTGCTATTGATAATAATTTAGATCAAAATAGTCAAGTAGAAATTGTTTATGACGCTAGTAGTTTTAAATTTGATGATGTTAACGGTAAAGTTCAATTTAGTTATGTATTAAAATCAACTAAACAAGGATTTGAAACTTTAACTTCTGAAAAGAGAACAGCATTAGTTGATTCTAGCGGAACTAATAAATTCAAGACCGAACAAGACAGAATTAATGAATTAGCACAAAGTTATCACGCTAATCCAAATTCAATTTTGATTACTGGAATTGACCAAGCTAAAACTAAACCATCAAAAGTTCAAGATAGCAATGTAAACTTCAATAGAACATTAATTAATGCAAATGATAAAGCAAACCTATCTAGTTTTGTACTTTCAAATAAAGATGATGTTAATGGTACAATTGATGCATCATTTACTATTGCTTCTACTAAGACAGCAACTGAATTAAATACACTTGATTCAAACTTTAGTAAGCCATCAATTACTGCTACTAAAACTAAAAAATTAACAGGATTTTACACAAATGCTAGAGAACTTGAAGATGAAAGAAAAAGAGTTGAAAGTTTTGTTCCTAAAGTTAGATTTGATTATCCAAATAAACAAGATCTTTTAGCAGATTATAGTTCTATTCAAGAAAATGCAGTTACTTCTCAATTATTGAGTGGTTCACCACTTGCTTCAGCTCATTTAAAAGTTATTAATTTAAAAATTACCAATAAAGATGATAGAACAGGCCAAGTAAGACTTTCATATGTTTTACAATCAACCGATCTTCCTGCTGCTCAAATTACTGTAAATCCAAATCTCAGCAATTTTGCAAACACAGGAATTTCAGGATTTAAAACAGAACAACAAAGAATTAATGAGTTAGTGAGACAAGTGGTTGCAACTTACTTAGATGCTTCACATAAAGCAGTTGAAGAAACAATTGATTCAGAAGTAAGTTATAATAGCTTAGCAGATGCTAGTGTTGAAAGTAAAAATCCTACGATTACTGCTCGAAATGCTGCTCAAAAAAGTATTACAGTTAGTTATAAAGTTAAATCAACAAGAGAAGGATTTACAGATATTTACGCAGAAGGTAGCTCTTCAATTAATGGCTTTTTAGATGAAGCTGAGAGATTAAATAGTTTAATTAATAATCCAACTAATTATCCGGTAAATATAGACTATTCTCAACCAAAAGCTAACATCAAAGCTTCAGAAGTTCAAAAAGAACAAATCACTAAGGTATTAGGGGGAAATAACTCGCAAGCACAAATCGTGATTAAGAGTTTAAGTGCAAACGATCAAACTGGTGATTTAACTATTACTTATGCACTTGAATCAACTAAGAGTGTTTTTCAAACTAATAAAAAAGAATCAACAGCAACTAAAACAATTACACTATCAGGATTTAAGACTTTAAAAACCGAAGAACAAGATCGTTTAAATAGTGATCAAGTTACAGTAAGTGTTGATGCAAATGATAAAGCAAATATTCAAGCAAGTTCAATAAATAGTCCAGACTCTTTAACTTGAACATTAACATCAACCAATCCACAAGCTCAAATCATTAACAAAAAAGTTGTTGGATACGATGAAATTACAGGAACATTAAAAGTTTCTTATCAACTTGAAAGTACTAAATCTAATTTAAATCCAAGCACAGATACTTCTAAGGTTCAATCAGAAGTTAAATACGCTTTAATTCAAGGATTTAAAACAGAAGAACAAAGACTGAGAGAATTAATTAAACAAAACTTACAAATTTCTCAAAATAGTAATGATTTACACAAATTACCTTCTAGTTTAACAGTCCAAGATTTTAGTATTACTAAACCGAGAACTGGATACGAAAACACCGAATTAACATTAAATAATCCAACAAATCTAAATGATGATCTTGGAACAGCTTCTATTTCATATAAATTAAAATCAAGTGGCAAAAACCTTGTAAGTAATATGGGGAATGATTCTAGTTCAAATCCAAATCAAGAAATTGCAGTTTCAAGTGATCTTCAAAACTTTGGTGGATATTTAACAAATACCCAAAAAGAAACAGAGCGTTTACAAGGTATTCTTGATTCAAATTTAAAAATTTCTTATAGTGGTAACAAAGAATATTTACCATTATTTAATCAAGATCAAGTTGTTGCTAATAACCTTGTAATTTCACGAAAAGATGGAACTACATTAGACGATCAAAATATTATCATTGAAAGCAAAACAATCACAAAAAGAGATGATTCTAACGGAACTATAGAAACAAGTTATAAAATTGTTTCTAAAACAAATCCAAATGCTTTTATCGAAGTTACAAGTGTAGCATATCCAACTCAAACTCAAATTGATGGATTTAAAACTGAACAAAATCGTCTTGATGAATTAGTTCTTGTTGCTGATTATGCAAATAAAGAAAATATTTCAGCGACAGATGCTACTAATCAAGGTGTTTCAATTGCAAACACAAATGATAATTTTGTAGAGGTTCAAAACTTACAAATTACTCAAAGTAGTGATTTAAATCAATCTATTAGCGGAACTTATGTTTTAAAATCAACTCGAAGAGGATTTGAAAATTTAGTTAGTCAAACTAAAACTTTCACAATTAATGGACTCCAAGATGAAGTTACAAGACTGAATAATTTATTAAATTCTCCTGATGTAACAAAAACAATTTCTTATAATGATTCCCAAACAGCTCAAAACTCAATTAAGGCAAGTGCTTTTAAAACAAAATTTGATCAAAATAACAAATTGTTAAAAGCAATTCTTGCAAATCAAGAAGCAAACAAAGCACAAATTCAAATTTTAAGTGTAAGTGCTAATGATGAAAGTGGAGAACTTATTGTTAATTATGTTTTAGAATCTACTAAAACAGAATTTAATTCAAAACCAAGATCTTTAGCTTCATCAATTACTTTAAGTGGATTTTTAACAAATGTACAAGAAGCTCAAAATGATTTAATCAAAGAAATTGAAGACGCAAAAAATAAAGGTCAAATCACAGAAAAACAAGCTAAAGATTTAATTGATAAAACTAAGAGCCAAACAACTGAAAGTGGTGTCGAAAACGTTAAAAATGATTTAAATCGTGATATTAAAGTAAATGAACTTACTAATAACATTGATCAAACATATCCAAATTTAAATCCAAAACAAAAAGAAGATTTAAAAACTTTATTAGCAAGTTCTACTTCTGCCGCTGATGCTCAAACAAAATTTAATTCATATAGTCCAATAAATGATCAAATGGGACAATTAAAAAATGAAATTACAAAATATGAAGAACTTAAATCACAAGATTTAAATCAAAAATATTCAAAAGCAACAGAAACTCTTAAAAATAATTTTGATAAATTACTTACTGCTGCAAAAGAATTATTAACTTCAACAACTAACAATGGTCAAGATTCATTAGCTAAATTAATTGACACTAATAAAATAAATGAAGGTAGCTTAGCGAATGCGTGAGGAAAATTAGATGGTGAAATTAATGTAGCTCTTGAAAAATTAAATGAAAATTCATATTTAAATAATCAAGAAATTGAAAAATTCAGAGAAAAACTTAATAATATCAATCCACTTGATGATGATTATCAAACTGAAATTCAAAATCTTTTAGATAAAGCTAAAAATGCAAATGATGCTAAAAAAGAGAAAATTGATTTAATTGATCAACTTGATAATTTAACACCAGAACAAAAACAATTGTTTAAAGAGCAAATTAAGAACATTAATTCAGAATTTAATGATCAAGACAATGAGTTAAACGAAACTACTAAACAAGAACTTGATAAAATTCTTGTAAATGCAGAAAAACAAAATTTAATTAATCAAATTAGTGATTCATACGAAAATCTCAATCCAAAACAAAAAGAAGAATTAAAAGAACAAATTGCTGGAGCAAGTTCAACAGAAAATGCAAAAGAAATCTTTGCTAATGCTAGTGATCTAGACGAAAAAATGAAGACTTTAAAAGAGCTTGTTGAAACATATAAAAATAAAAATGTTGATCAATTAGATGACTATAAATATGCTTCAAAGGCAAATAAAGATCGTTATGATGCTGCAATTCAAAGTGCAGAAGAATTATTAACTTCAACAACTAATAATGGTTCTGCTAATCCTTCACTAACTACTTTAATTGGAGATAAAAATACTCCAGGAAGTCTTGATAATTTATTTAATCAACTAGATGGACTTAAAAATCAAGCAATTAATGCAATTAACGAATTAAAAAATCTTAATGACAAAGAAAAACAAAATTTAATTAACGAAATTCGAAATATTGATAACAATTCTGAACAAAAAGGAGATTTAATTAATGCTATTGTAGATAAAGCTAATAACATTAATGATGTTAAAACAACAGCAATTGAAAAATTAAATCAAATCCCAGGGTTAACAGAAGCAGAAAAAGCAAAATATGCAGAACAAATAAAAAATGTTGACTTTACAAAAGAGAATCAAAATCCTAGTCCTGAAGAACAAGTTGCAAATATTCTAAAAGAAGCAGAAAAACAGAGTCTTAAAAATCAAATTGATCAATTACCACATCTTAATCAAAACCAAAAAGACGCTTACAAAGCTTTAATTAATGCAGATACTTCACCAGAGAGTGATAAAGAAGTCTTAAACAATGCAATTAAATATGATGAATTAAAAGGTCAAGCAGAAGAGCTTAAAAAACAATTAGAAGATTATAAACAAACACCTGATTATAAACTTGCTGATCCTGAGTTTAAAAATAGTTTTGATGAAGCTTTAGATAAACTTACTAGGGAAATTGCTGATGATAGCCATGCTCATGTTCTTGATGATCTTCAAAATTACATTGATAAAGCAAATAAAGCAAAAGACCAATTAAATGGAAATGAAAATCTTGAAGATATTAAGAAAGAAATTCAAAATTTAGACCATCTTGATTATTCGCAAAAACAAAATCTAATTGATATTGCAAGTAATCAAGATAATTTAGCAGAAGCTGAAAAAATTAAAGAACTTGCAGATTCACTTAATACTAATTTAGTAAGTCTAGAAGAATTAATTAAAAAATCAAACGAGACAAAAGCTAAAACAATTTATCTTCTTGAAGAACAAAATGTTAAAACTGATTTTGATCAAAAATTAACTGATGCAACTGATAAACAGAATTCTTTAAAAAATATTCAAATTACCCCTGATAATTACAATTCTATAAAAGAAGAAATTGCAAGATTAAATCAAGAAGCTTTAGCTGCAGGAACTGGACTTCAAAACGCATTAGATCATCTTGATGGAAATAGAAAAGATTTAGCAAATAAATTAGATCAATTTGAATTGATTGAAACAAAAACTTCTCTTAAAGAACAAATTTTTAAAGATTTACCAAAAGAATTTTCAAAAGAAGAACTTAAACAAAGTTTAGAAAATTATCTTAATGTTGCCAAAGCTACTGGAATTAATCAAGTTGAGAATTTTGATCACTTAACAAGAAGTGAAAAAGATGCTTTAATTCAAAAAATTGAAAATGCAGCTCTTAATTCATTGGATGTTAAAAATCCAGACTGAATTGGTCAAAATGGTTCTGAAAAATTCGATAAAAATGTTAATGACATTTTAGTAGAAGCACTTGCATCAAATAATGCTAAAAATAAAGCATTAGATGAAATTGATAAATTAAATGGATTAAATGACACACAAAAACAACATTATAAAAATGAAGTGATTAATAACCCAACAAGTGAAGTCGATAGCATTGTAAAACTTGCGAAAGAGCTTGAAACTGCAATGAAAAAATATCGTAATGAGAGTTTTGCTACAAATCCAATTAGTAAAACAGACATCGATTATACACAAGCTGATCAAAACAAGAAAACAGCATTTGATAATGTTCTAACAAATCAAGAGGCAAATACAAACAAAACTTCAGGACCTAACTTAACTTTAGAAGAAGTTCAAAAACTTCATAAAGAACTTCTTCAAGCTCGTGAAGACTTAGATGGAGAGGAACGTCTTAATCAAGCTAAAACAAATGCTAAAAATAAAATTGATCAAGAATATAATAACTTAACAGCTAGCCAAAAAGAGGCTGCTAAACAGGCGATTGATAATAATGAAGTAAATACTATTGAAAAAGTAGAAGCATTAGATAAAAGAAATTCAGCTTTAGATTCTGCGACAAAATTATTAAATGATTTTATTGCATCTGAAAATGAAATTAAAAGTCATGTTCAATATTCTGGGTCAGAAGAAGCACTTCGTAATAACTATGATCAGGCCTTAAATAAAGGTAAAGAATTAGCTACAAAATTAAATGAAAATCAAAACCCAAGCTTGCTTGATCTTGAGAATTTACAAGCAATTAATAAATCAATTCAAGACGCCTTGGATAAATTAAATGGTGAAGAAAACTTACGGAATGTTCAAAATGATGCAAATAATCAAATTGATAGTTTAGAAGATTTAAACCAAGCTCAAAAAGACGCTTTAAAACAAAAAATTTCAGAACAAAATACACCTGAAAATGTTAGAGATATTGTTGAAAAAGCAAAAGAGTTGAATGATAAAATGAACAAGTTAAATGAACTTGTCAATACAGAGCATACAAATAATACTAAGCAAACTGAAAATTATCAAAATGCCGATAATACTACTGACAAACCATATAAAGATAATTATGATTCTAGTTTACAAGAGGCAGAAAAAGTTGCAAAAGATTCTAATTCTGACAAAGATTCTAAAACAGCTCTTTTAGATCCTGAAAAAGTTGATAAATTAATTGAAGACTTGAAAAATTCAATTAATAACTTAAATGGTGATCAAAAATTAGCAAAGGCTAAAGAAGAAGCGACTAAATCTATTAATGATTTACAAAATCTTAATGATGCACAAAAACAAGATTTACTAAATAAAGTAAATGATGCTAAATTAGTCGAAGATGTTGAAAATCTTGCAAAACAAGCTAAAAATCTTGATGATGCAATGAAAGATCTTGGGGATAAAATTGCTGAAATCAAGAAGGAAATTGCAGACAATCCAATTAAATACGATCAAGCTGATTCAAATAAAAAATCAATTTATGATCAAAAATTAAAAGAAGCAGAAGATTTAATTAAAAATTCTGGTAAAAATCTAAATGAAGCTGAAGTCAATAAACTTCAAGAAGATTTAGATGAAGCTCAAAATAATTTAAATGGTGAATCTAATTTTGCTAATGAAAAACAAGATGAAATTAATAAGATTAATGAGGACCCTAATTTAACACCTGCTCAAAAAGACGCATTAATTGATAAAGTGCGAAACGCAACAAATAAAGAAGAGCTTGATAATTGAAAAGAAAAAGATAAAAATCTATCAGATAAAATGGCAAAACTCAGAGAAACACAAGAGAATGCAAAAGATGTTGCCGGAAGTGATGTTTTCAAAAATGCAAATCAAAACTCACAAGATCGTTTAACTAACGATATTAAGAATAATGATGATTTCATTGCTCAAAATAATGGTGATCAAATTAACTTAGATACTTTAGAAACTCAAATCGATCAGTTAATTAAGCAAACAGAAACTGACATTCAAAACTTAAAAGCAGAAGCTGAAGAAAAACTTACTAATGCTAAAAATAAGGCAACTGAAGATTTAAATTCATTAACTAACTTAAATAATGCTCAAAAAGATGCTCTTTCAAACGCAATTCAAAATGCTACTTTAATAGAAGGAGATAATTCAAATTCAGTGTCAGAGATCATTAAGCAAGCTAAAGATTTAAACACTGCAATGAAAGAATTAAATGATTATATTGAACTTGTTGTTGAGCAAGGAAAAAATAATGATCCGAAAAATTCTTCAAATTATCAAAATGCAGACAAAATTAGAAAAACAGCATTTGATAATTCTTATCAAGCAGGAATGAATTTAGTTGATAAATTACATGGAGCAAATCTTGATCGTGAGCAAACAAGACAAACATATATTGACTTACGCAAGGATTTTGAAGCATTAAATGGTGATCAAAACAAAGCTTTAGCAACAGCAGAGCTTGAAAAATTAGTTCATCAAGCTGATGATTTTAAATCAAAACATCCATATGTTGATGCTCCAAAACATAAAAAAGATCGTTATAATGAAGCAATCAAACATGGTCAAGATATTTTAAATAATCCAAACAATTATAGTGCTAGTCAAGTGCAAGAAGCAATTGATCGTATTAAAGATGCAATTCGTGAAATTTACGATAATAAAGAAGATATCAAAAATAACATTAACGATCTTAATAATCTATCAGAATCAGAAAAACAACATTTTAAAGATTTAATTGATAAGACATCAGATCCAAAAGAACGTGAAAAAATCTACGAACAAGCTAAAGAAATTAATAAGAATAAACAAGATTTAATCGATTTAGTTAATTCGAAAGATAATTTAAGCAACAAGGACAAACAACAACTTATTGATAAGATTATTAAAACTGATTCAAACGCTGATCCTGATTGATTTAGTCACTTACAAGATCAAATTAATCAAGCCGATCAGTTAGTTAAAGAGCTAATTGATCAAGCTCAAAACCCAAGTTTAACAAATCAAGAAATTGATGATTTAATCAAGCATCTTAATGAACTTGGAATTCACAACTTAAATTATGAAAATCTAGCTCAAGAGTTAAAATATTATAATGATGTTTCAAATGCTCTTAGAGCTTATCAAAAAGCTAGTGTTGAAAATAGCGACTACCAAGAACTTAAAGATAATTTAATTAAGGCAATTGAAACACAATTAACTTTAAGTTATGATGATGCAAAAGTACGTGAAGCTCAACAATTATTAGCTAATAAACAAGCGATAATTAATCAAATTGGACAAACAGAAATTAATTTAGTAACAGCTATGCTGGATAGCAATGAAGCTAATTTCAATAAATTAATAGATTCATTAAATCTCCTCACAACTGATTCATATCAAGAATTTAAAGAAGAATTAAAGAAAGAAAAATACTTTGAAATTATGAACAAACCACGTAGTGAAGTAACTAAAGAGGATATTCAAGTAATTAATAATGTTGATCCAAAAGATAGTTCTAATGTAATTTATAGTGCATTGAAACAAGCGATTAAAACAAAAGTACAAGGTGATCGTCTTAGTGTATGATGATGAATTACTTTAAGTCTTGCTACTCTTGGTTTAGGAGCTGCAATCTATTTCTTAGTTCGTAATTTAAGAAAATAA
- a CDS encoding IS3 family transposase, translated as MEHMSKIKMDKKWIAHSDHGFQYSSKTYVDLIQKNNGVVSMGRVGNSLDNREAEYFFSILKSECLKLIDITKINFNELKSLIDDFVFWYNNERIQSVLNWKTPQECWGVLVN; from the coding sequence ATGGAACATATGTCTAAAATCAAAATGGATAAAAAATGAATAGCTCATTCTGATCATGGTTTCCAATATTCTTCAAAAACTTATGTAGATTTAATTCAGAAAAACAATGGTGTTGTATCAATGGGTAGAGTAGGAAATTCTTTAGATAATAGAGAAGCAGAATATTTCTTTTCAATTTTAAAATCAGAATGTTTAAAATTAATCGATATTACAAAAATAAATTTTAATGAATTAAAATCACTGATTGATGATTTTGTGTTTTGATACAACAACGAAAGAATTCAATCAGTATTAAATTGAAAAACACCTCAAGAGTGTTGAGGTGTTTTAGTAAATTAA
- a CDS encoding IS3 family transposase yields the protein MDTTIFRVFIYLGGIMRQLKAHEWLELFGSYEDYKNNLISKNDFELKYYSIRGFSFFDRKFNEAKKYFVFKYNRYNLGMINIESQTGKSSKKGKGSGRPKRQKITPIEIVKKEWEKMPKEQLIEILEIYKDSFDRNNIEVDISKIKKSSLSTRKLGLCFNKSKSTIHNLKTKEQQTRKKSVNTKYDELIIKSFKKNKGLFGRKRLESYIRTKFQIDLNYRTIGRAMRRLNLFCLIRRKKIDREQKNTNVKFIDLVNRDYHG from the coding sequence ATGGACACAACCATATTTCGTGTTTTTATATATTTAGGAGGTATTATGAGACAATTAAAGGCACATGAATGATTAGAACTATTCGGTAGTTATGAAGATTACAAAAATAATTTGATATCAAAAAATGATTTTGAACTTAAATATTATTCAATCAGAGGTTTTAGTTTTTTTGATAGAAAATTCAATGAGGCTAAAAAATATTTTGTCTTTAAGTATAACAGATATAATTTAGGAATGATAAATATAGAATCGCAAACAGGTAAATCATCTAAAAAAGGTAAAGGGTCAGGCAGACCAAAAAGGCAAAAAATTACTCCTATTGAAATTGTAAAAAAGGAATGAGAAAAAATGCCTAAGGAACAATTGATTGAAATTTTAGAAATTTATAAAGACTCTTTTGATAGAAATAATATTGAAGTTGATATTTCTAAAATTAAGAAATCTTCACTTTCTACAAGAAAATTGGGCCTATGCTTTAATAAATCTAAGTCAACAATTCACAATCTAAAAACTAAAGAGCAGCAAACAAGAAAAAAATCTGTAAATACTAAATATGATGAATTAATAATTAAGTCATTTAAGAAAAATAAGGGTTTGTTTGGTAGAAAAAGATTGGAAAGTTATATTAGAACAAAATTCCAAATAGATCTAAATTATAGGACTATTGGTAGAGCGATGAGAAGATTAAACTTATTTTGTTTAATCAGAAGAAAGAAAATAGATAGAGAACAAAAGAACACAAACGTAAAATTTATAGATCTTGTTAATCGTGATTATCACGGATAG